DNA from Acidobacteriota bacterium:
GAAAAGATCGAGAAGTTCCCGGAGCTCGTCTTCCCCCTCGAGGCCGAGTCTTCGGAGAACCGCCGCATATTCTTCGAGGATGGGTGCGGACAGGCAGAGTGTGAGTCCTCCGGTTTTCCAGCGGTCGATGATTTTCCGGGGATTTCCG
Protein-coding regions in this window:
- a CDS encoding PIN domain-containing protein, with amino-acid sequence MKAVIDTNIFVSSFFGGNPRKIIDRWKTGGLTLCLSAPILEEYAAVLRRLGLEGEDELRELLDLF